In the genome of Catharus ustulatus isolate bCatUst1 chromosome 1, bCatUst1.pri.v2, whole genome shotgun sequence, the window tttgaaaataaaaactttgaaTTATTAAGCCTTTGAAACAATTAGCCATTTGTTTAAACAattttacagggttttttttcccaaggaagtAGTGGATTTTCATGTTTGTCATCCTTCCTTGTTAAAAGTACTCTCACTCAGtaaccttttcttttctcttagaaattaatttaaaactagGAGTAGTTGCTTTTGGTAATGGACATTTAAATGCTCTTaaatttttattggttttggcCATCTGAAAGTGGTTTTGCTGAAATCAAAGTATAGCTGCTAGGGTATTAACAGCATATGTTACTCATGGAGTGTTAATATGCTGACTTTTAAATTTAGAACCCGAACACAAGATGCTGATTAGCAATAATTTGTTTGTGAAGTAATTTGCTGCAGTTTTTGCACATGTGCAGTGACTCATTAAATTCTTGCTTGCCAGTACTTGCAAAGTACATTTACCCtccaaaaatgtttttgaaattattatgcTGAAAACTGAAAGCTTTAATTATAATTactcttcttcattttcttcttccttgaaAGTGTTCTAATGCTATTGTAAGGTACACACCAACATCTCTGTACTTTTATCTATAAACTGAGGTTGCATTTTTTTGATGAGCAGTACAAAACAACACATTTTCCTGAGCAGAAAAGGCTAACTTGTTAGGATTTGCTATAATAAAACGTTACAGCCAAAGATTGTCACTAAAATGTTTACACTTCCTGAAAGTTTTCTAATTATTGagtttttcagaagcaaaaatgAATCTGTTTTGCAAGCACTTTGGTAGATACTGGTTCTTTATCTGACGTCAAATAATAATGAAGAGACTTGTTGCTGTTACACCTTTTGATTTACTAAAACATGCATTGAGGTATATGCATGTTACAAATACTTTGAAGAAGTAGCTTTATGGTTTTAGTGTTTCTGATCTCTTACTCCAGCAATCGGTAATTACCAATTTCTTAAGGTTATGGCTTAGGTGAGTTTTAAAAGGAGGGAAGTGAAAAACCACCCCGAGATCTCTAGTTTACATCTTTTTGTGCCTCTCCTTGTGGGTTTTCTTCCatgttttcccttctgctgctcctttcccttaGGCTGTCACAGGCAGCATTTCTTCAGCAGCCCCCTCACCCTTCCTAATGTGGCTGAGACAAGCTATCAGGGCTAGTCCACTATAAGATAGTAAACTGTGCCTTGAAATCTCTCATTGTTATGTacttgggaaataaaaatacatctgcATTAGTATTTGGGAAAGGTAAAAACCCAAGCTTGGTGTAGGTTTTGCAGTAGTGTTTGTGTGTTTCCCCACCAGGCATGGATAAGGTTTCCCTTTACATGCCAAGGAGAACATTTTGACTTGAATGTAAATTGTGAGTTTATGGCATAAATTCTCGTTTTCTGTTACCTGAAGTTCATCTTAAGTAGTAAGATTATTTTCCACCAGAGGGAGGTAAAGAGCTTCAGCAGTGTTGTGAGATATTCTTTGGCAGGGTAAATGCTGCAATTCAAGAGTCGACCTTtctcagctcccagagcctgACTGTCAGTAAAGCTGGACTCaggggcagtggggctgcacAAGCTGAGAACACTGAAATAaaccttctccttttttttggttgtaGACCATTCTTTTGCAGTCAGGTATCTTTATGCACCATCAAGCTATTACAAGCATAAAGTTAAAAATTATATCACTATTCACACTGTATACATTCTTTGAGAGAAAGAGCTTTTTCTTCAAAGGGTGTATTTTGTGTGGAATAAGcagacaagattttttttcttccaaaagtgGTGAACTACTCAAAGTACTTCTCTCTTTCCTCAAGCATTTGTGGTTTCTGAAGAATACAGCCTTgctgtttaaagaaaataccTGTGCAGTAGAAGCCAGTCTGTATTTCTTGTTGCATCTTCATTTAACTAATACTGAGCCAGCCTAACCCAGGCTTGAATTGAATAATGGCTCTCTAGTACTTGGCATTGTTTATCAGTGGGATTGTTTCCTAAGGGGAGCAGCACAAGTAATTACAAACATTCggtttattttgaaatacaggGATTTTGTTATGTGCTGTAGAAAGCAGAAGCATTTAAAGATTTAAGGAACACAGAGGAGTTCAGGTGATAGATCATAAACCAACTTGTAATATTTTCTGATAATTATTTGGAAGTCTCATCAAGGCTTATCAAAGCCTTACTTTTATGAGACAGAATTATAGTTCCTATATAGTAATGGCTTGCCTTCCATACTCTCTAATAGCTGGTATTGCAGAAGCTTAGCCACATGTTACCTTCTTATCTGTACAAACTCATGCATGGTTTACTTTTAAGCTGAAAGAATTATTGCAGTTTGGTTTCCTATAACCTAAGAACCAATATCTGCCACCAGAGggagctgcagttctgctgccAGTTGTGGACTTCTTACATGGGAAATCTTTTACATACTGTTGGTTTTAATTCAGATATTTAATctacccagaaaaaaaaagtgtttaataTAAATTCATTTCCCTAAAATTAGAATGCCAATCTTATGTTTGAAAATTGAAGAACCCATCAAAGGGACCAAAAAGAGTGGGACTTAAGCTACTCTAGCAGACCATAATTATGTTTCTGTTCTACtatgcaaataatttatttaaaacacttaGAATTCTACTCTGTTGTGAGATGTGACATCTAATGCTAAAAGCAGAATGGTTTGAAAACCTTCTAGTGTAGCAAACATGATGACATGGttctagaagaaaataattctaagGAAATGGTGTTACTCAAGGTTAACTCCCTATTCAGAAAAGTTGTGTTACAGAAATGAAGATGTTGTAAAGGAAGGATAATTGAAACAGAGGCAGCCACATTATTTTGGCTATTGTTGTCCTTGTTTGGGGTTGTTGGCTTCGTTTTTAAACTTTCATGTCTGATCTATTTTTAGGGTcgatttttttattcctggagTATCTGTAGTTGGGGGATTCTCGATATGTTCAAGCCCTGGCCTGTTAGAACGAGAAGGAATTCTAGAGCTGGCAGTAAAGCACACTGTTCATCCTCCTGCTCACTGGATTCACACTGAGGTAAATGAAATTAACTGTGAGATTTGgcttggttttggggggtttttttgggttttgtttagcTAAGGGGATGGTGTGTGTTTTTTCGACCATTTTGTGCTATTAACTGTAAAACTCACATTGACTTCTTCAAGCACTTTGGGTACAACATAAATCTTAAAACCTTTTGTTCAGTAAGGGACTGAAATTGGATGTTTATGTGAAAATATGGTTATTGTGATCTTTTGGCACTTGTGCTTACTGTGATCTTTTGACACTTGTGCTTACAGTGGACTTAAAGTGATGTTAAAGTTGGTGTATATAAGGGTTCTCACTCCTTTGGAATGGATGAATTTTAAGGCTTTGAAAAACCTCTGCTCTAACTTACATCCCTGAAAACAGGCAGTTTTACCATTACAAAGTTACCTCTGATAGCCTTCCATAATTCCTGACTACTTCTGTAAATACAAACTGGGAATCATTGATAAATCACAGACAGATATACATTATTACAGGGGAGCCAAGGAAGATACTTAGATCGGTTTTTCTGAAAtgataaaacatttcagaatatCTATagtattcttttaaatatgcaatatttttgcaataaaagACATAACATAAGCCTTGACTTTTTCCAATGTTAAAAGTAAAGTCTGAGACTTGGCCTCGTGGTGTTTTGCTCTTTATTTACCCTGTTTAGTTTGTTAGATGAGTCACATGTTTCATCAATGATCTGTCCTATCAACTTTTGTTCTTTTCACAGTCTCTGGAAACTACTTAAGAATTTTTGATGTTGTAAATCAGTTTTTGTTGCTGAGTTTTCTGGTGGAATTTATAGGATAAATATGTAGTTAAGGGGTAAGCTACATCAAACCTGATGCTGTGGAGAAACCTCCAGGGTATACATGGAGTCTTCCAGCTAAACAAAAGtacatgctttttttctttaggaaacaaacaggaaaaacagcaacCTAGAATTTGAAAATGCTGTATATATGGTGACAAGACTGGTGCTGAATTGTTTAGAAGTTGCTCCTAAAGGAAGTTGGTATCTCAGGTTAAAAATGTTGTGGCAATTGTTTGCACTCATTTGCTCACTGTATCTGTATTTTTTACAggtatttatttcttaatattaCTATATGTAAAATAGTAAATTTTAGTACCATGTACCTTATATAACTTCAGGAAGATGTggccttttctttaaaaatatccatGTAATGTATTGATTTGCTTCACTTCTCTGCCTGAACTGTGTTTATAAACTAGGCTAAAAGATGACATTTTCTCATGGTATTACTCCagaattttactatttttttcttgtacacTGACTTACTATTATCATTGTCATGGCCAAAGCATGGAAGTATCTGGAAGACTGCTGGTTAAGAGAGattcttcccaaatcccatgtCCAATCTTGATGAACTATGGCTGCTTAAGGGGGCAGGTGTGAGATTGCTTCTCCCTAAAAATGCTTATTTCCTCAAAGGGTACCAAATTCTGTGTCCTCCTTACACCACATGAATCTGGAACACATGTGGATTTGTGCTTCTCTAGACCAGAGTAAAACATGGTGGGAAAGTCTGGCAGTGTACATCATAATGAAGAGAGAAATCAGTTTCAGACAATGACTGCTCATTATCCTACAGTGTACTTGAGAGACAATAGTTCTGCAATAATTAAGCAAGAAAGTTGTTGGGTGTTTTTAATGATCATGTTTACTATCTTAGGAATCCGTGTGTTCTCTGCAGTGCCTGCATCCAAGGGCATCCTTCTTGCTCCTGGTGGAATTGTTACACTTTTAGACCTTAGCTGTTTGTGCAGCCTTCACTAATGGAACTTCCTTTGTTTCAATTTACTCTCTCTTGCTATGAAAAGAATTCTTtgaaggaaatgttttcattctctAAGCTAATTTTTCAGCAGCTAATAGCTTGTTTtgctctcctcccttcccaccttccttcatttccctcttcattttatcttttaaaaccTATATATGGCCTAAGTGCTCTTATTTGTTCTGTCAGCTTGCAGTGATGTGGAAGAACTCACCCTACTTCTCTGTACTGCAGCTTCAGCCTTCAGACCAGGATGCAGTGCTGGTTTACCAAGGAGATACTGACccaagtggatttttttgtcatagcctttgtttttcatgtacaaaaaagaaaaatgcttggaCACATTTctttaggaaataatttcttacgTACAagtggagaaaaagagagaagattttcccaatttttcttcttttgtgtcTCTGAAGTTGCAAATGCAGAAGTGATTCTGCAAGAAATATTCTTGTGGATACTTACTTCActtctgtgtggtttttaattttaaggaatggggatggaaaaaCCTTCTGTGTGTGCAACTTGTTCTGACTTTCTGTGACCTCATAGGAAGGCCTTTTTTGGCATGAAGCTGGTTTTGGGTGGAAGTGTGATTTCACATGTTGAGCTTGGGTTTTCACAACCACATATTGCTGTTGGAAAACTGTGAATTGTTCCTCTTTCAACTCTTATGGGGATAAGAAGGGGGAGTCACCATCCTGCCTTACCATAAGACTGAAACTTTTGAAAGTAGAACTAGATCCCTAGAGACAGTGGGTTACTTCAGATAACTGGAAAATGtgtctatattttaaaatctttctgtttttccttcactggtcaattaaaataaaaatcactgccCAGCAAACCTTGTGGCTGGGATGCAAAAAGAGTAAGATTTCAACTTTTGCATTTAgttctgaaattaaatatcttCTTTTCCATCCTAGTGTACTCTTGACTCAGAAGTGGCTCTGCGAGTGGGAGGTGATTTCTTCTTTGATCCTCAGCCTGGTGACTCCCCAGTAAACCTAGTGCTGATAGCAGGGGGTGTTGGAATTAACCCATTGTTTTCTATACTGCTGCATATAGCAGATCTTCATGGATACCAAGAGGGTAAAGGAAATAGACACAAATTGGGAACAGCGAAGTTGTACTACAGTGCAAAAAATACGAACGAACTCTTATTTAAGGTAAatcaaatgtttttttaaaaatacaggtcTCAGCTATTCACTATTAGTGTATACATCAATGTTAAGAAATTCCAGAGAGTCCTTCTGTGTGAGACATTGTACAAACAGAGACAAAAGTCTCCCACTTCCTGCCTCAAATCCCATGTGTGTTTTGTTAACTGCTTATGACAGTGTACAGATTAAGGCAGTTACTGGACATATCTGCTCCCACTGATTTTCGTAAGTCAGTTACCCCTAAATTTTACCATATCCCTGCATTTTACTATGATCTTGTAAGAGCACTGTCATACACTgaagattatatatatatacgtgTATATACACGCTAATAGTATGCATGCATAACGCTGTAATACTGTAACCACATAGTCTAAGTAGAGGTTGTATTGAATGTAAAGACTAGAAAAGAGTAATTATATCCAAAGGAAATACTTTCTAAAATAACAGTGGAGGTCTATTGATAATGCATTAGTTACTAATAAATACTAGTGTATGAATGAAGCATTTATAGCTGCTTTTAAAACTGCTTGTGCAGTACTTCATCAACATTTACTCAGCAGTTAAAGATCAGTTGTGACACTCAGCTGTTAAGAATTATTGAGAATATTTTAGTGTCAAATTAGCACAGCTTCTGTAAAGAAGcatctgaaattatttatgggttttttaaGTATTAAAAGCTTTTGATTGTAAGATAAAGATGAAGAGCTGTCGTGATTCCAGAAACTGTGTCTAGGATCCATCActagttttatttctgtacttCTACCATGTTTCTAGATATAGAgatatttgctttctttgaaaAGTCATTTGTTTGTTGCTAGAAGCAGAATAATCTGCTCTTCCTTTTGGCCACCTACTGATCTCCCAGTGTGTTCTAAGCATGCACAGGTTTTTCTGGTGCCAGTGCTGACATTCCCAATGTTCACTTAAGTTTCATGACAGCAGAACTTTTGCACTGAAGCTTCTGGGACAGAAGAGAACACAGTGTCGTGCATAGTGTGTAAAATATATCCCTCCTTCATTCTTCACATGTCACTCAGATCCAGAACATGTCTGTCAAAATTGTTCACTTCTGTGCAGAGGATTGAGGAAACAGAATCTCCTAGCAGCCTTTATGCCATTGTGACAAACATCTGTACAGGATGTGTGCAGTCTCCAGGAGGACCTGCTGGGTTATCACTGatggtttgaaagacagggtCCCTGAAGGAGCGGCTGTGTATGTGCTGACAAGGGCGAAGGGAGATGCTACTGTGGGGTCTGATCCTCACTGTGGATGTGCTCTCATGTCATGGGCTGAGGCACTGGAAATGTCCTTAATGCAAGTGACAGAAGCAACAGCATTGGGGTACAAAGATAGCAAGTCAATAGTAGAGGTGCTGGTGGAACACTGTACAACAGTGGCAATATGTGCTGCTCTTCATCCCATGTCTTTTTAGGGATTCAGGAACAGATTTTCTACAAAGTAGAATCCTTCTGGCTTCTTTTGTTAAGCAACCCAGGGCAGACTCAGTGCAGTAACTAGTTAACAAGTACTTAACAAAATGAGCGAATTCacctagaaattatttttattgcagaatattttaaggaatttcCAATGTCTATTCCAGCAGTGAAAATCCTATATAATGCAGGATCTAGACAGTAGCTAAATCTTGATTTCAGAACTAACTACAGCATCTGACTAACACATTCTTTTTTTGCTATGATTTGAACTGAAGCCACTGGGGCTTTGGTGATAACTTATCACAGCTGTGACTTAGGGAACTGAAAATGCGTTTATACTTTCTACTCTGGTAAAAATAACATTAGCATTACATGTAGTTCATTTTACTTGAGAATGTGAGACAGTAAAGGGTTTAGTGACCTTATCAAACAAGACTCAGAAAGTTCCTAACTAATGGTAAATACATACTGCAgggggttttttaaatgaaaaacccCTGTAGAAGTAGAAGGAGGAAATACTGAGAATTCATAAGGGGGAAAAACTGGAAAGTGACCTAACTGGATCTTAGGTCCAAATCTTACAGATTGTAATCTATgtcagaaaaggagaaaagcactAATGTAGCTGGCAGGGTATTCGCATTCCAAGTGTGGGaattgtctgtgtgtgtgtgcaggtcAGGCCTGTGGAATCACACCCACCAGGTTCTCAGTGCTGAAATGCAAAGTCTTGGTTCTCAGTAATAATCACTGGCATTCTAGGACTGTGTGCATACATCTGCTTTGATTTAATGGCCTGTGGTGTAAGCAAGTGTGTTtaacattacagaaaaatattcttggtTTGATGAAGGCGTTTCCTGGAAAGATCACATGTTGTTTCCACGTCACCCAGCAGCACTCACAGATCTGTAAAGAACTGCAGCCACATATTACAGGTAAATGTCAGGGCTATCTGAAGCCCCAATTTGCTTACACGAAGTTGTGCATAATAACCcatcatttttatatttaaaggTTCAAAATGAGATGTGAGTTAAACAATGTCTCTGTACTTACtctgctttgcagaaaaaaattttctttgcaatttttgtTCTCCTCTGTTAATCCTAAACTTTACATTGATACTTCCCACTGCAGACTTGATCCCAGAAACTGTTAAGCAAACGCTGTTTACTTTGCTTTAGGTGGGATTGATGAAGGATAAGCTCACCGCTTTTAAGAGATACTTCAGCatgtttccatttctgctgctttgtaTTAGACACACCTACTTTCTTCATATGAATGTAGGATTTTACTTGTCTCTAAGCCATGTTCCTCTTCAGTGACCAATACCTTCTGCATTCCAAGTGGCAGCACTGATCTAAGTCCCCAGAAAAACATGCTTTTTgaagccccaaatcccaatacCTATTATCCTGAAACAGGCCAGGCATTTTTAAGAAATGAGTGCTTGAAATACCTCTAACCAGACATCATTTTTGAAGTGACTTCATgattaatatttctgttctcatttcctactttttttctttgtcagagGGAAGAATATCTGAAAAGGAGCTAGAGAAACACGTATCCAGTGATACTTCATGGTATATCTGTGGTCCCCCTCCAATGATAGAGTCTATATCCAAACTACTCACTAACATTGGTGTTCCAAgaaactgtgttttctttgagAAATGGTGGTAGTGACACC includes:
- the OXNAD1 gene encoding oxidoreductase NAD-binding domain-containing protein 1 isoform X1, giving the protein MMAHATIYVGCTVPLLLKGAQSRLFPSHSPLGVLRHSAFCYCTGNGTIKSKRKMDHLERTANNFRQEVITQAKVCGITNESETVKRLRLAITNKDFTFKAGQWVDFFIPGVSVVGGFSICSSPGLLEREGILELAVKHTVHPPAHWIHTECTLDSEVALRVGGDFFFDPQPGDSPVNLVLIAGGVGINPLFSILLHIADLHGYQEGKGNRHKLGTAKLYYSAKNTNELLFKKNILGLMKAFPGKITCCFHVTQQHSQICKELQPHITEGRISEKELEKHVSSDTSWYICGPPPMIESISKLLTNIGVPRNCVFFEKWW
- the OXNAD1 gene encoding oxidoreductase NAD-binding domain-containing protein 1 isoform X2 — encoded protein: MMAHATIYVGCTVPLLLKGAQSRLFPSHSPLGVLRHSAFCYCTGNGTIKSKRKMDHLERTANNFRQEVITQAKVCGITNESETVKRLRLAITNKDFTFKAGQWVDFFIPGVSVVGGFSICSSPGLLEREGILELAVKHTVHPPAHWIHTECTLDSEVALRVGADLHGYQEGKGNRHKLGTAKLYYSAKNTNELLFKKNILGLMKAFPGKITCCFHVTQQHSQICKELQPHITEGRISEKELEKHVSSDTSWYICGPPPMIESISKLLTNIGVPRNCVFFEKWW
- the OXNAD1 gene encoding oxidoreductase NAD-binding domain-containing protein 1 isoform X3 gives rise to the protein MMAHATIYVGCTVPLLLKGAQSRLFPSHSPLGVLRHSAFCYCTGNGTIKSKRKMDHLERTANNFRQEVITQAKVCGITNESETVKRLRLAITNKDFTFKAGQWVDFFIPGVSVVGGFSICSSPGLLEREGILELAVKHTVHPPAHWIHTECTLDSEVALRVGDLHGYQEGKGNRHKLGTAKLYYSAKNTNELLFKKNILGLMKAFPGKITCCFHVTQQHSQICKELQPHITEGRISEKELEKHVSSDTSWYICGPPPMIESISKLLTNIGVPRNCVFFEKWW